A single region of the Ctenopharyngodon idella isolate HZGC_01 chromosome 21, HZGC01, whole genome shotgun sequence genome encodes:
- the puraa gene encoding purine-rich element binding protein Aa translates to MADRDSGSEQGGAATGPGVGSMHPVTGGAGSASGLQHETQELASKRVDIQNKRFYLDVKQNAKGRFLKIAEVGAGGNKSRLTLSMSVAVEFRDYLGDFIEHYAQLGPSNPDVAQDEPRRALKSEFLVRENRKYYMDLKENQRGRFLRIRQTVNRGPGLGSTQGQTIALPAQGLIEFRDALAKLIDDYGVEDEPAELPEGTSLTVDNKRFFFDVGSNKYGVFMRVSEVKPTYRNSITVPYKVWSKFGSTFCKYADEMKKIQEKQREKRACELQQQQQEEMHGDDGDED, encoded by the coding sequence GGTGTCGGTTCCATGCACCCAGTGACAGGAGGGGCGGGCTCGGCTTCCGGGCTGCAGCACGAGACGCAGGAGCTCGCTTCGAAGCGGGTTGACATCCAGAACAAGCGCTTCTATTTAGACGTAAAGCAAAACGCGAAAGGCCGCTTCTTGAAGATAGCAGAAGTCGGGGCCGGGGGAAACAAGAGCCGCCTCACTCTCTCAATGTCTGTGGCTGTCGAGTTCCGCGACTACCTGGGAGACTTCATCGAGCACTATGCCCAGTTAGGGCCGAGCAATCCGGACGTGGCGCAGGACGAGCCGCGGCGGGCGCTGAAGAGTGAGTTTCTGGTCCGGGAGAATCGGAAGTACTACATGGATCTGAAGGAGAACCAGAGGGGCCGCTTTCTGAGGATCAGGCAGACCGTCAACCGGGGGCCCGGTTTGGGATCCACGCAAGGCCAGACCATCGCTCTTCCAGCCCAGGGACTTATCGAGTTTCGCGACGCTCTTGCCAAACTCATCGACGACTACGGAGTGGAGGACGAGCCGGCGGAACTGCCCGAGGGAACCTCGTTAACTGTGGACAACAAGCGCTTTTTCTTTGACGTGGGCTCCAATAAGTACGGGGTGTTCATGAGGGTAAGCGAGGTCAAGCCCACCTATCGCAACTCTATCACAGTGCCCTACAAAGTGTGGTCGAAATTCGGCAGCACTTTCTGTAAATACGCAGACGAAATGAAAAAGATTCAAGAGAAACAGCGGGAAAAAAGGGCATGCGAgcttcagcagcagcagcaagaGGAGATGCACGGCGACGACGGGGACGAGGATTGA